In Spirosoma pollinicola, the genomic window GATCGCGTTCCGAATTGCGTTTATCTTCTTTACGGTCATTTCACTACCAACCAGCGCAAGTTGGTATAAAAATATTTTTTCGCTCGACTGGCTGCATCTGCATTACCGGGATTTATATGACGTAGCTCGCTTTCAGCCAAACATCCTGGGTCGTGTAAGCTGGTGGCCGGTTTGGCTGGGATATGGGGAATGGGTATTTATTCTGCTCGTCTCAGCGGCACTTGGCCTTATCTGGACCGCCGTCATTAAAATTCGGCGGGCGGAACCGCGCGATTACAACCTGCTCTATTACTGGCTTCGGGTTGTTGTTCGGTACCGGGCGGGTATTGGTATTATCGGTTTCGGCTTTACAAAATTGCTACCCACGCAGTTACCCTACCCATCATTGGGGTTGCTCAATACGAATTTTGGCGACCTGACCGCCCAAAAAATCTATTGGCTTTCTATCGGAATTGTGCCTTGGTACGAAGTGTTTGCGGGCGTTGTGGAAGTACTGGCCGGTGCTTTACTGTTCTTCCGGGCAACAACCTTTTGGGGAGCCGTATTGCTTTTTGGGGCACTGGCCGATATTGTCTATGTAAACCTTGCCTACGATGGTGGCGTACACGGCTATAGCTCGTACTTTGTTTTACTATCCGGCTTTCTGCTGATATATTATGTAAAGGATTTGTACAATCTACTCATTCGCGAGCAACTCACCATCCCAAACTATTATTATCCGTCGTTTGGCAAAATCTGGCAGAAAATAGGCCGAATTGGTCTAAAAACGGCTACTATCGGCATTTTTCTGGTGCTTCTGTTCTGGATCCAATACGTCAATTTCCGGTATGACCCCTATAAGCAACCGGCTCAAAAGGGCGTTCGGGAGTTACGCGGCAACTACGCTGTTTCGGAGTTCCGGCTCAACAACAAGGAAATACCTTATTCACCGGTCGATTCACTTCGCTGGCAGGAAGCCACTTTCGAGAACTGGTCGACGCTGACGTTTAAAGTGAATCGGCCGGTACCACTCGACCTCTCGAACGGGGGCGGCTCACCCATGCGCGACCTGAACCGAACCTTCGAACTGACAGGGGTAGCCGGTGGTCAGCGAGTTTTCTATTACGATGCCGACCCGGTCAATCATGTGCTGTATTTGCAGGACAAATACCGGCCCGGTCGGCGGGGCGAAGACAGCGAGGGCGATACTTCGGGTAAACGCGACAGGAAGAAAACACTTGAGAAACCCGATAATTGGATTCCAGCCACTGCACTCGCGAACATCGGCCCCGAGTACTCAAAAATTGAGCCCATAGCCCTCACGACACGCCGGGCCAAAGGCATTAAATCAGAAACCCGGCAGGAAGATGGTAAACGAAAACGCATGATCCTGAACTACCAGACAACCGATGGTTCGCGGGTGGTATTGACAGGAATAACCGAAAACAAGGACTCGATTTATGTCGTGCTTGATCGAATCAATCGGCCTTACGCGCTGTCGAAAAGCACGCTGAATGCAGGGGAGTATCAATAGACGCTCTTGCACACCGTTGTATTTCCGTTCAAGCTTTCAAATACCCATACGTGAAAGGCCCTTCCGGCGTCAGCATGTCAAATAACCTGGAACAGTTACCGCTATACTGACTGTTATAACTATAATTCCAATAGTAGGACCAAATGGCTAAAACTGATTTTGATGCCGTGATTGTCGGCTCCGGCCCGAACGGGCTCAGTGCAGCCATCACGATGCAGCGTGCCGGACTGTCGGTCCTTGTTCTCGAAGCAAAAGACACCATTGGTGGAGGACTTCGCTCGGCGCAGTTGACCCAACCGGGCTTTGTTCATGACATTTGTTCTGCCATTCACCCATTGGCCGTTGGTTCGCCGTTTTTCAGAAATTTACCCCTCGCTGAGCATGGGCTGGAATTTATTGAGCCTCCCGTAGCGGCAGCACATCCCTTCGATGGCGGCACGGCGGCAGCACTTGGCCGCTCCCTGACAAACACCGCCCAATCGCTTGGCGCTGATGAACAGACTTACCGAAAGTTACTGGAACCTATCCTTCGAGATTGGCCCACAATGGCCCCTGACATATTGGGGCCGTTGCGGTTCCCGAAACACCCGATCGACATGGCGAGTTTTGGGCTTGATGCGTTGTTGCCGGTAACGCAACTCGTAAAACGATTCAAAACAAAAGAAGCCCGCGGCCTTTTCGGCGGTATGGCGGCTCACTCGATTCAGCCACTGAGCAACTTGACGACATCGGCCATTGCGCTGGTTCTTATGACGGCCGGTCATTTATACAACTGGCCAATTCCGAAAGGTGGTTCGCAAACGATAGCCAATGCGCTGGCGGCCTATTTCCGGTCTATAGGTGGACAGATTGAAACGGATCGGCGGGTAAAATCGCTTCAGGATATTCCCTCCACGCGGGTTGTGTTATTCGATGTTACACCCAAACAATTGCTCAGCATTGCCGGAGAACGGTTTTCATCTCTTTACCGTACCCAGTTAGAACGGTACCGCTACGGCATGGGCGTATTCAAAATCGACTGGGCACTGGACGGTCCTATTCCCTTCACAGCTCCCGAATGCCAGCAGGCCGGAACGATACACATCGGCGGCACATTCGAAGAAATCGCCGAAGCAGAACAAGCTACTTCCGACGGCAAACACCCCGACAAACCTTATATTCTCCTGGCTCAGCAAAGCCTGTTCGACACCAGTCGCGCCCCCGAAGGCAAGCATACGGCCTGGGCCTATTGCCACGTTCCCAACGGCTCGACGCTGGACAGAACTGATATCATCGAGAAACAGGTTGAACGTTTTGCCCCGGGTTTCCGGGATCGAATACTGGATCGGCACACCATGAATACAGTGCAAATGGAAAGCTACAACCCAAACTACATCGGGGGCGACATTAACGGCGGCATCATCGACATCGGGCAGTTATATACCCGCCCGGTCATTGGTCTATCACCTTACACAACATCGGCACCGGGTATATTTATCTGCTCCTCCTCTACTCCTCCCGGTGGTGGCGTTCATGGCATGTGTGGCTACCACGCGGCCCGCGTTGCGCTGCGTGAAAGCTTCGGCCTACCCGTGCCGATAACACTAGCGATGAGTTAAAAGGAATATGCTTAGCTTTATCATGACAAGCA contains:
- a CDS encoding phytoene desaturase family protein, with the translated sequence MAKTDFDAVIVGSGPNGLSAAITMQRAGLSVLVLEAKDTIGGGLRSAQLTQPGFVHDICSAIHPLAVGSPFFRNLPLAEHGLEFIEPPVAAAHPFDGGTAAALGRSLTNTAQSLGADEQTYRKLLEPILRDWPTMAPDILGPLRFPKHPIDMASFGLDALLPVTQLVKRFKTKEARGLFGGMAAHSIQPLSNLTTSAIALVLMTAGHLYNWPIPKGGSQTIANALAAYFRSIGGQIETDRRVKSLQDIPSTRVVLFDVTPKQLLSIAGERFSSLYRTQLERYRYGMGVFKIDWALDGPIPFTAPECQQAGTIHIGGTFEEIAEAEQATSDGKHPDKPYILLAQQSLFDTSRAPEGKHTAWAYCHVPNGSTLDRTDIIEKQVERFAPGFRDRILDRHTMNTVQMESYNPNYIGGDINGGIIDIGQLYTRPVIGLSPYTTSAPGIFICSSSTPPGGGVHGMCGYHAARVALRESFGLPVPITLAMS